One stretch of Pirellulales bacterium DNA includes these proteins:
- a CDS encoding sulfite exporter TauE/SafE family protein, protein MSDLIFVLGGSLLGSAHCLGMCGGFAVTLGLHGGTWRQNLSRQLLYGAGRICTYSCLGMLAGGFGLMLGSAGWSLLPWQAMLAIAAGICLIGQGMHAAGWRFPAWKTRLFARPGESYSHPRKIPELTILQPSSCAQQAWCASAKLFHGLLAGHTYQHTFLAGVLTGLLPCGLVYAFLALAASRATPFEAWLTMAVFGLGTIPLMTLLGLGAGWCSLSVRRRLWKIAAICLMITGGLSIWRGAYAWHSVTGQPTVNSDPSKQKIQPCPFCAVVDEASPS, encoded by the coding sequence ATGAGCGATCTCATTTTCGTCCTGGGGGGCAGTTTGCTGGGTTCCGCGCATTGCCTGGGAATGTGCGGCGGATTTGCGGTGACGCTAGGTCTCCATGGCGGAACATGGAGGCAAAATCTGTCCCGCCAACTGTTATATGGCGCGGGACGGATTTGCACGTACTCCTGCTTGGGGATGCTGGCTGGCGGATTTGGGCTGATGCTTGGCTCGGCGGGATGGTCGTTGCTTCCCTGGCAGGCAATGTTGGCCATTGCGGCTGGAATATGTTTAATTGGCCAGGGAATGCACGCCGCCGGCTGGAGATTTCCCGCATGGAAAACGCGGCTTTTCGCGCGTCCTGGCGAGTCTTATTCACACCCACGAAAAATCCCGGAGCTGACAATACTGCAACCCAGTTCATGCGCTCAACAGGCATGGTGCGCTTCGGCAAAATTATTTCACGGATTGCTGGCGGGGCACACCTATCAGCACACGTTTTTAGCGGGAGTTTTGACAGGCTTGCTCCCTTGCGGACTCGTTTACGCGTTTTTGGCGTTAGCCGCCAGTCGGGCTACCCCCTTTGAAGCCTGGTTAACCATGGCGGTCTTTGGCCTAGGAACAATACCGCTGATGACTCTTTTGGGTTTGGGAGCGGGCTGGTGTTCGCTTTCCGTTCGTCGGCGATTGTGGAAAATCGCCGCAATCTGCCTGATGATCACGGGCGGGTTATCAATCTGGCGGGGGGCCTACGCTTGGCACAGCGTCACCGGACAGCCGACGGTCAATAGCGATCCATCCAAACAAAAGATTCAACCTTGTCCCTTTTGCGCCGTGGTGGATGAAGCCAGCCCATCATGA
- a CDS encoding hemerythrin domain-containing protein, with protein MTTYEMETLLGHLSVEHRELHARLQHLRQIIAACGGSPTLPPPERLAEFVRELELLEEELRGHFAREEAGGYLEEAVTRRPVLNQESERLIHEHQALLAEMVALRKTVGSAMLNATIWPEAWARFHTLCRNLCEHESNENKLIQRGYNVDFNGLLE; from the coding sequence ATGACTACCTACGAAATGGAGACCCTGTTGGGTCATTTGAGCGTCGAGCATCGTGAATTGCATGCTCGGTTGCAGCATTTGCGGCAAATTATAGCCGCATGCGGGGGTTCACCAACGCTACCCCCGCCAGAGCGGCTGGCGGAATTTGTGCGCGAGCTGGAATTACTAGAGGAAGAGCTTCGCGGTCATTTTGCCCGCGAAGAGGCGGGGGGCTATTTAGAGGAAGCGGTGACGCGCCGACCCGTGCTCAACCAGGAAAGCGAACGTTTGATCCACGAGCATCAAGCCTTATTGGCGGAAATGGTGGCATTGCGAAAAACAGTGGGCAGCGCCATGTTGAATGCCACGATTTGGCCCGAAGCATGGGCCAGGTTTCACACCCTTTGCCGAAACTTGTGCGAGCATGAAAGCAACGAGAATAAGTTGATTCAGCGGGGTTACAATGTCGATTTTAACGGCTTATTGGAATAG
- a CDS encoding universal stress protein: protein MSVKTVLFPTDFSTASDAALPHASILAQGSNARMVILHVEEPPVAYAAGQFYYGVSEPDKQVLEKMLQAVVPADSAIAHEHRLVVGDPSEEVIRVAKEEHADMIVMGTHGRSGVARLLMGSVAEYVLRHAPCPVMVIRQPEAAAV from the coding sequence ATGTCTGTCAAAACCGTGCTCTTTCCAACTGATTTTTCGACCGCCAGTGACGCGGCTTTGCCCCATGCATCGATCCTGGCACAAGGATCGAACGCCCGCATGGTCATCCTGCATGTGGAGGAACCGCCGGTAGCCTATGCCGCAGGACAGTTTTATTACGGTGTTTCCGAGCCCGACAAACAAGTCCTGGAGAAAATGCTTCAAGCGGTTGTCCCCGCCGACAGCGCGATCGCCCACGAGCATCGCCTGGTGGTGGGAGATCCTTCCGAAGAGGTCATCCGCGTGGCAAAGGAAGAACACGCGGACATGATTGTCATGGGCACACACGGACGGAGCGGCGTGGCCAGGTTGTTGATGGGGAGCGTGGCGGAGTATGTTCTGCGGCACGCCCCTTGTCCGGTGATGGTTATCAGGCAACCGGAAGCAGCCGCTGTGTAA